One genomic window of Desulfovibrio sp. Huiquan2017 includes the following:
- a CDS encoding TolC family outer membrane protein, producing MKKFVLAILTISLLASVPAFADNGTMTLKESVVAAVKQHPQIKSLLNNKDAVAKAKLSALGRFFPSLDLAGEYGTQQYSSANTRGNDTDEHWRNATEFQATLTQPLFDGFDRWHDYKREGARLTSAEGRLVDNVETVGLDAVRAHVDVVRLRTLVSLAEDNIAAHQHLLDSITERVQGGAGNRADEMQAKGRVARAETTLVTYTGQLRAAEAEYIRTVGTAPASLADPQYLPNYIPGKADQILNLALENNPKIAVYKAEIDVAEQTKGQLESTMYPTIDAYLASRHTDNLDGVDSWVQDNKAMLRARWNVFNGTSDYNDVRTAAARIREAQDNLQDTTDDIIRQVASTWADYESSLNQIEKYQEALQYSLESLDMYLMQFNVGQRSLLDLLDATNEVFSNRVQLETATMNRDFTVYKFLALEGSLMKTLEIAPSTYENMPTETASN from the coding sequence ATGAAAAAATTTGTTCTCGCAATTCTGACCATTTCCCTGCTGGCGTCGGTTCCCGCTTTTGCCGACAACGGCACGATGACGCTCAAGGAAAGCGTCGTCGCGGCGGTTAAGCAGCACCCGCAAATCAAGTCGCTCTTGAACAACAAGGACGCCGTGGCAAAGGCCAAGCTTTCCGCTCTCGGCCGCTTCTTCCCTTCGCTCGATCTGGCCGGGGAATACGGAACGCAGCAGTACAGCAGCGCCAACACCCGAGGCAACGACACCGATGAGCACTGGCGCAACGCCACCGAATTTCAGGCTACCTTGACACAGCCTCTCTTTGACGGCTTCGACCGTTGGCACGACTACAAGCGCGAAGGCGCCCGCCTGACCTCCGCCGAAGGACGCCTGGTGGACAACGTCGAAACCGTGGGCCTGGACGCTGTCCGTGCCCATGTGGACGTGGTTCGTCTGCGCACGCTGGTCTCCCTGGCGGAAGACAACATCGCGGCGCACCAGCATCTGCTCGATTCCATCACCGAACGCGTTCAGGGCGGTGCGGGCAACCGCGCCGACGAAATGCAGGCCAAGGGCCGCGTCGCCCGTGCGGAGACCACGCTGGTCACCTACACCGGCCAACTGCGCGCAGCCGAGGCCGAGTACATCCGCACCGTGGGCACCGCACCCGCGTCCCTGGCCGATCCGCAGTACCTGCCGAACTATATCCCCGGCAAGGCCGACCAGATTCTGAATCTCGCCCTGGAAAACAACCCGAAGATCGCCGTGTACAAGGCTGAGATCGACGTGGCCGAACAGACCAAGGGCCAGCTCGAATCGACCATGTACCCGACCATCGACGCCTACCTGGCCTCCCGCCACACCGACAATCTCGACGGCGTGGATTCCTGGGTGCAGGACAACAAGGCCATGCTGCGCGCCCGGTGGAACGTCTTCAACGGCACCAGTGACTACAACGACGTTCGCACCGCCGCCGCCCGCATCCGCGAGGCGCAGGACAATCTGCAGGACACCACCGACGACATCATCCGTCAGGTCGCTTCCACCTGGGCCGACTACGAGTCCAGCCTGAACCAGATCGAGAAGTATCAGGAAGCCTTGCAGTACAGCCTTGAGTCCCTGGACATGTACCTCATGCAGTTCAACGTGGGCCAGCGCTCCTTGCTGGACCTCCTGGATGCCACCAACGAGGTGTTCTCCAACCGTGTGCAGCTTGAAACCGCGACCATGAACCGTGACTTCACCGTCTACAAGTTCCTGGCCCTCGAAGGCTCGCTCATGAAGACCCTCGAAATCGCGCCCTCCACCTACGAGAACATGCCCACCGAGACCGCATCCAACTAA